In Periplaneta americana isolate PAMFEO1 chromosome 3, P.americana_PAMFEO1_priV1, whole genome shotgun sequence, the following are encoded in one genomic region:
- the LOC138695828 gene encoding cytochrome P450 9e2-like, which translates to MAVTCHFTTTGESIPEALVLAADAFSLQGSQHPRFPRISRKEITFVKMTLFDWVLLLLGLGVVLYFWGTRTYRRFMKPGIPHDTPLPFIGSMGPTILKRQPLTDTILDMYKAKKGRPYSVMFMFRIPMIVIFDLELIKTITVKDFDYFPNRQMAVFENFNSLFSKALTCLKGQDWRDKRSILSPVFTSSKMKTMFVLVSECCQQFVNFLEECFQNRPNGCGIQKDGNTLILELKNFFNRYTNDVIATTAFGLGVDSLKQPKNEFFLMGQETCNFGILKVLLVMSMPKLMKFLGISILPNRICDFFSSLVKDTIATREREGIVRPDLLQLLMQAQKGNLQDENSTEQQARSGRRVLDDEDVVAQCVVFFLAGFDTASTFICFVCYHLAVDQDIQTRLQKEIDETLREGGGKFSYEALNGMKYLDMVVSETLRMHPSPGADRVCVRNYTLQADPPMELIPGDSVFIPIIGLHFDPNYFPDPDRFDPERFSDDNKHKINPLTYMPFGMGPRMCIGNRFALMETKLALTNLLSRFNIKVVPKTPIPMKIVQTGFGFGLKGGFWLGLERRS; encoded by the exons ATGGCAGTTACATGCCATTTCACAACTACTGGAGAGTCAATACCAGAGGCACTGGTATTAGCGGCAGATGCCTTCAGCCTGCAGGGAAGCCAACATCCACGATTTCCAAG aatatcaagaaaagaaataacatttGTCAAGATGACTTTGTTCGACTGGGTCCTCCTCCTGCTCGGCCTGGGAGTCGTGCTGTATTTCTGGGGCACCAGGACCTACAGACGCTTCATGAAGCCGGGAATACCTCACGACACACCCCTCCCTTTCATCGGCAGCATGGGGCCTACAATTCTGAAGCGCCAGCCTTTAACGGACACGATATTAGACATGTACAAAGCAAAAAAGGGTCGACCTTACtccgtaatgttcatgtttcgtATTCCCATGATCGTCATTTTTGACCTCGAACTCATCAAGACAATTACTGTCAAGGACTTTGACTACTTCCCAAATCGTCAGATGGCAGTGTTCGAAAACTTTAACTCACTCTTCTCAAAAGCATTAACCTGTCTCAAAG GTCAAGACTGGAGAGACAAGCGGTCGATATTGAGTCCCGTCTTCACATCCAGCAAGATGAAGACCATGTTTGTGTTGGTATCTGAGTGTTGCCAACAGTTTGTAAATTTCCTAGAAGAATGCTTTCAAAATCGACCTAATGGGTGTGGAATTCAAAAAG ATGGAAATACGCTGATATTGGAACTCAAGAACTTCTTCAACAGATACACAAATGACGTCATAGCTACAACTGCTTTTGGTCTTGGTGTAGACTCATTGAAACAGCCCAAAAATGAGTTCTTTTTAATGGGACAAGAAACTTGTAATTTCGGCATATTGAAAGTACTTCTTGTAATGTCTATGCCTAAATTAATGAAG TTTCTTGGTATCAGCATACTTCCCAATAGAATCTGCGACTTCTTCAGTTCCTTGGTGAAGGACACAATAGCGACGAGGGAGAGAGAAGGCATTGTTAGGCCGGACTTGCTTCAATTGTTGATGCAGGCCCAGAAAGGAAATCTGCAAGACGAGAACTCTACAGAACAACAGGCCAGAAGTGGGAGAAGAG TGCTGGACGACGAAGACGTGGTGGCCCAGTGCGTGGTGTTCTTCCTGGCCGGCTTCGACACAGCTTCCACCTTCATTTGCTTCGTCTGTTACCACTTGGCAGTGGATCAAGATATACAAACTAGACTTCAGAAAGAGATCGACGAGACTCTTCGTGAGGGCGGTGGCAAGTTCTCATACGAGGCTCTGAATGGGATGAAGTACCTCGACATGGTTGTGTCCG AAACTCTGAGAATGCATCCTTCCCCGGGAGCTGATAGAGTCTGTGTTAGAAACTACACGCTCCAAGCTGATCCTCCCATGGAACTGATACCAGGAGACAGCGTGTTTATCCCCATAATTGGACTGCATTTTGATCCTAACTACTTCCCTGATCCAGACCGTTTCGACCCCGAACGATTCAGCGATGACAACAAACACAAAATCAATCCTCTGACATACATGCCTTTCGGTATGGGACCCAGAATGTGCATTG